Proteins found in one Brevibacillus brevis genomic segment:
- a CDS encoding PLP-dependent aminotransferase family protein — protein sequence MPERPYFSFHFHKQSHTPIYVQLAEQLKTAILRGAFLVDGQQLISLRDMKTISGCSLETVKKAYDHLALEGWLEAVHGKGYYLTQLAKEARLENRLPLTDIPIASLADSSPRPSEELVKRLRGAFYESLTVLDEPSAQKKIRRTQAAKVFADHLGRRGLPHSPERLLLFNRSTSGFAFLAQRVMSARDVVYVEEYSYPVFLRLLSQCGITVRPIRMDEEGVCIQALTEEQEHYPANWLLINPHYQFPTGISYSLKRKEDLLEWAQSHNVRLVENDHYGDLWFEEPSVPLYQMAAQAKSPVEVYYLHSLSKTLARDLQLGVLMLPSDLSDDELERYSQLVSMTGAEPSLLVVESAVRLLDDPWFYEEFLTDRRALFQTRFLRLWQEKRQALPDHARMYPISGGLNTWIKWGTPTARATEQEERVVAILREEGLELTGGHAFRVADEPADILRCPAVRFPLAPLEERELKHWLHRLGAALLR from the coding sequence ATGCCAGAGCGACCGTATTTTTCTTTTCATTTCCACAAACAATCGCACACACCGATCTATGTACAACTCGCTGAACAATTGAAAACAGCGATTTTGCGTGGTGCCTTTCTTGTAGATGGACAACAATTGATATCGCTGCGAGATATGAAAACAATTAGTGGTTGCTCGTTGGAGACAGTCAAAAAAGCATACGATCATCTTGCGTTGGAAGGCTGGCTGGAAGCTGTGCACGGCAAAGGTTATTACTTGACGCAGCTTGCTAAAGAAGCGCGTTTGGAAAATCGCCTCCCGCTCACAGATATTCCGATCGCTTCCCTGGCTGATTCCTCTCCTCGTCCAAGCGAAGAGCTGGTGAAGCGATTGCGTGGTGCTTTTTATGAGAGTCTGACTGTATTGGATGAACCGTCCGCCCAAAAGAAAATCAGACGTACACAAGCTGCCAAGGTTTTTGCTGATCACCTCGGCCGCCGGGGGCTTCCTCACTCACCTGAGCGCCTCCTGCTTTTTAATAGAAGCACGAGCGGCTTCGCCTTTCTTGCGCAGCGTGTCATGAGTGCACGTGATGTCGTCTATGTGGAGGAGTACAGCTATCCTGTATTTCTTCGACTGTTGAGCCAGTGCGGAATTACCGTTCGCCCGATTCGCATGGATGAAGAAGGCGTTTGTATTCAAGCTCTCACGGAAGAGCAGGAGCATTACCCTGCGAATTGGCTTTTGATTAACCCGCATTATCAATTTCCTACCGGTATCAGCTATTCGTTGAAACGAAAGGAAGATTTGCTCGAATGGGCGCAGAGCCACAACGTACGTCTTGTGGAAAACGACCATTATGGCGACCTCTGGTTTGAAGAACCGAGTGTTCCTTTGTACCAGATGGCTGCGCAGGCAAAAAGCCCAGTGGAGGTCTACTATCTGCATTCGTTGTCCAAAACGTTGGCTCGCGATCTACAATTGGGCGTACTGATGCTTCCTTCTGATTTATCGGATGACGAGTTGGAGCGCTATAGTCAGCTTGTTTCCATGACAGGAGCAGAGCCATCCTTGCTCGTCGTGGAATCCGCTGTTCGACTCCTCGATGATCCGTGGTTTTATGAAGAGTTTCTAACGGATCGTCGTGCTCTGTTCCAGACCCGCTTCCTGCGACTGTGGCAGGAAAAACGCCAGGCACTCCCCGATCATGCACGAATGTACCCTATTTCAGGGGGCTTAAATACGTGGATAAAATGGGGCACGCCAACCGCAAGAGCAACTGAACAAGAAGAGAGAGTCGTCGCTATTCTGCGTGAGGAAGGTCTCGAGCTGACTGGCGGTCATGCTTTTCGCGTAGCCGATGAGCCTGCCGATATTCTGCGCTGCCCGGCTGTCCGTTTCCCACTCGCTCCACTGGAAGAACGAGAGTTGAAACATTGGCTTCACCGATTGGGTGCTGCTCTTCTTCGGTAA
- a CDS encoding MogA/MoaB family molybdenum cofactor biosynthesis protein, translating to MSTQEHKALSPKQVICMVITVSDTRTEDTDKSGQLMKQLLTEAGHSVALYQIVKDEPVQVIAAIEAGIAHDDVQVILLNGGTGISPRDNTFEAVSGLLDKEMPGFGELFRMLSFTEDIGSAAMLSRAIAGTRKGKMIFSTPGSTGAVRLAMNRLIVPELGHVVRELNR from the coding sequence ATGAGTACGCAGGAACACAAGGCGCTATCGCCCAAGCAAGTCATATGCATGGTCATTACCGTTTCCGATACCCGGACAGAGGATACAGATAAAAGCGGACAATTGATGAAGCAGCTTCTGACTGAAGCCGGTCACAGCGTAGCGCTCTATCAAATAGTAAAGGACGAGCCTGTACAGGTCATTGCTGCGATCGAAGCGGGAATTGCACATGACGACGTTCAAGTCATTCTTCTCAATGGCGGTACTGGCATTTCGCCCCGAGATAACACCTTTGAGGCTGTCTCTGGCTTACTCGATAAGGAAATGCCGGGATTTGGCGAGCTGTTTCGGATGTTGAGCTTTACCGAAGACATCGGTTCGGCTGCGATGCTCAGTCGTGCGATTGCAGGGACGCGGAAAGGGAAAATGATTTTTTCCACGCCAGGCTCGACAGGTGCGGTGCGACTGGCGATGAATCGGTTGATCGTGCCGGAGCTGGGGCATGTGGTGCGCGAATTAAACCGTTAA
- a CDS encoding B12-binding domain-containing radical SAM protein, whose product MKILLSTLNAKFIHSSLALRYLRSYAQEAFPSIELVEYTINDVTLNIVADIHKRKPDVVAFSCYIWNIRETLSVMRTLKKICPDVPIILGGPEVTYDADEWMKKHPEIDVICIGEGEQTFLELLQVYQESLQTKQPPRLRDVAGIAYREEEYVRFSMPRAQVEEMDSIPSPYADHLDELNNRVVYFEASRGCPFKCQYCLSSIEDGVRYFSLERVKEDLMRLINHGVKTIKFVDRTFNINKKYALEIFQFLIDNHNGTIFQFEITADILRADVLDFLTENAPPGIFRFEIGVQSTNDETNRLVQRIQRFDRLARTVTQIKDSKKIDQHLDLIAGLPEEDYASFRKTFNDVFGLRPEELQLGFLKMLRGTGVRARAANHGYIFMDEAPYEILGNNVLSFDDMQKIKRVEDILEKYWNAHRMDYTVEWLLANQFETAFDFFQAFGDYWESQGWSRIGHQLEDLFVRLQKFLQFQQVEGMDHVLSMMKFDFLRNQKHRPRKLWWEDVMDKEEMQQTFAVLTEQRERLRDDFAAHAALEKDYFKHTLTAKVTFDIEKWLETGELVEGDFILVVYYPYKDEEQNAFAVVKQDVQVAG is encoded by the coding sequence ATGAAGATTTTACTATCGACCTTAAACGCCAAGTTTATTCACTCCTCACTCGCTTTGCGTTATTTGCGAAGCTATGCTCAGGAAGCATTTCCTTCGATTGAGCTGGTGGAGTATACCATCAACGATGTGACGTTAAATATAGTAGCAGATATACACAAGCGCAAGCCCGATGTCGTTGCATTTTCCTGTTATATCTGGAACATTCGCGAGACGCTCAGTGTCATGCGCACGCTGAAAAAGATTTGCCCGGATGTTCCGATTATCCTTGGCGGACCAGAAGTGACCTATGACGCGGACGAATGGATGAAGAAGCATCCTGAAATCGATGTCATCTGCATTGGTGAAGGAGAGCAGACCTTCTTGGAGCTTTTGCAGGTGTATCAGGAATCATTGCAAACCAAGCAGCCTCCACGCCTGCGAGATGTTGCCGGAATCGCTTATCGCGAAGAGGAGTACGTACGTTTTTCCATGCCGCGTGCGCAAGTTGAAGAGATGGACAGCATTCCTTCCCCTTACGCGGATCATCTGGACGAGTTGAACAACCGCGTCGTCTATTTTGAGGCATCTCGTGGCTGTCCGTTTAAATGTCAATACTGTCTGTCTTCGATTGAAGACGGCGTACGCTATTTCAGTCTCGAACGAGTAAAAGAAGATCTCATGCGTTTGATCAATCACGGCGTCAAAACGATCAAGTTCGTGGATCGAACGTTTAACATCAATAAGAAATATGCCTTGGAAATCTTTCAGTTTTTGATCGATAACCACAATGGAACGATCTTTCAATTCGAGATCACGGCAGACATTTTGCGCGCGGACGTACTCGACTTCTTGACAGAGAACGCACCTCCAGGCATTTTTCGCTTCGAGATTGGGGTTCAGTCCACGAATGATGAGACCAACCGCCTTGTTCAGCGGATTCAGCGCTTCGATCGCCTTGCGCGTACAGTGACACAGATCAAGGATTCGAAAAAAATCGATCAGCATTTGGATTTGATCGCTGGTTTGCCTGAGGAAGATTATGCGTCCTTCCGCAAAACCTTCAACGACGTGTTTGGTCTGCGTCCGGAGGAGCTTCAGCTTGGCTTTTTGAAAATGCTGCGCGGGACAGGTGTTCGTGCGCGTGCGGCTAATCATGGCTATATTTTTATGGATGAGGCTCCTTACGAAATTTTGGGAAACAACGTCCTTTCCTTTGATGACATGCAAAAAATCAAGCGTGTAGAAGACATTCTGGAAAAGTACTGGAATGCACACCGGATGGATTATACAGTGGAATGGTTGTTGGCAAATCAATTCGAAACGGCTTTCGATTTTTTTCAGGCATTTGGCGATTATTGGGAAAGTCAAGGCTGGAGCCGTATTGGTCATCAATTAGAGGATTTGTTCGTGCGTTTGCAGAAGTTTTTGCAATTCCAGCAAGTGGAAGGAATGGACCATGTACTTAGCATGATGAAATTCGATTTCCTGCGCAACCAGAAGCATCGTCCCCGCAAGCTGTGGTGGGAGGATGTCATGGACAAGGAAGAGATGCAACAGACGTTTGCTGTGCTAACTGAGCAGCGTGAGCGACTCCGCGATGATTTTGCGGCACATGCAGCATTGGAAAAAGATTATTTCAAACACACGCTGACTGCCAAGGTGACCTTTGACATTGAAAAATGGCTGGAGACCGGTGAGCTTGTCGAGGGAGATTTTATACTCGTCGTGTATTATCCGTACAAAGATGAAGAGCAAAATGCTTTTGCTGTCGTCAAGCAGGATGTCCAAGTAGCAGGCTAA
- a CDS encoding DNA alkylation repair protein, translating into MNASTYTEAVEERLRAHGDSTVAGPMAQYMKNHFSFLGIKSPQRKELTKQIFRDYGVPENWEQVVRSLWDLPAREYQYVALDVLEKSKKRLTPDHLPFVVELITTKSWWDTVDYLASHTTGKLFALHPELIVSNTTAWMNGTNMWLQRTAILFQLSYKDKTDQRLLFSLVERSSDSKDFFIQKAIGWALREYAKTNPKAVREFVEATPLASLSRREALKHLSG; encoded by the coding sequence ATGAATGCAAGCACGTATACGGAGGCTGTCGAGGAACGGTTGCGTGCACATGGTGATTCGACTGTGGCTGGCCCCATGGCGCAGTACATGAAAAATCATTTTTCTTTTCTGGGGATCAAATCACCACAGCGCAAAGAACTGACCAAACAAATCTTTCGTGATTATGGCGTACCCGAAAATTGGGAGCAGGTCGTTCGTTCCTTGTGGGATTTGCCAGCGCGAGAGTACCAGTATGTAGCGCTTGACGTACTCGAGAAGTCCAAAAAGCGTCTCACCCCTGACCATCTCCCGTTCGTTGTCGAACTCATTACGACAAAATCGTGGTGGGATACCGTAGATTATTTGGCTTCCCATACAACAGGCAAATTGTTCGCCTTGCATCCCGAACTGATTGTATCGAATACGACAGCTTGGATGAATGGAACCAACATGTGGCTGCAACGTACAGCGATTTTATTTCAACTGTCGTACAAGGATAAGACAGATCAGCGGCTGCTCTTTTCCTTGGTGGAAAGAAGCTCGGATTCCAAAGACTTTTTTATTCAGAAGGCAATTGGCTGGGCGTTGAGAGAGTATGCGAAAACAAATCCCAAAGCCGTACGTGAATTTGTAGAAGCGACTCCACTTGCGAGTTTGTCCAGGCGTGAAGCGCTCAAGCATCTATCAGGATAG
- a CDS encoding DedA family protein produces the protein MEVDLLMSIIEQYGYVAIFFMLWLGIVGLPIPDELVVATGGFLASIGVLNPWYSFLAGYLGVASGLTIGFLLGKYFGKPILQWLCKTEKMRNAVNRSTGLLEKYGTTALCISYLFPVVRHVVPYLVGLGGMTFRRYAMLSYPIGLVWTIAFYFLGHVFGNNVEAIIEVIRKYGFYALLVIVVVLAVVFFVRKQFMGNRAYRAKGE, from the coding sequence ATGGAAGTCGACCTGCTAATGTCCATCATAGAGCAATACGGCTACGTAGCGATTTTTTTCATGCTTTGGCTTGGGATTGTAGGTTTGCCGATTCCCGATGAGCTGGTTGTCGCTACAGGAGGATTTCTTGCCTCCATTGGCGTGTTAAACCCTTGGTATTCTTTTTTGGCGGGATATTTAGGGGTTGCCTCCGGATTGACGATTGGCTTTTTACTTGGAAAGTACTTTGGGAAACCGATATTGCAATGGCTGTGCAAAACCGAGAAAATGAGGAACGCGGTGAATCGATCAACGGGCTTGCTGGAGAAGTATGGAACTACTGCCCTCTGCATCAGCTACCTATTTCCGGTTGTCCGCCATGTCGTACCTTATTTGGTCGGCCTGGGCGGTATGACGTTCCGGCGATATGCGATGCTGTCATATCCGATCGGGTTGGTTTGGACCATCGCCTTTTACTTTCTCGGCCATGTATTCGGTAATAACGTGGAAGCTATTATCGAAGTCATCCGTAAATACGGTTTCTACGCTTTGCTGGTGATCGTGGTTGTATTGGCTGTGGTATTCTTTGTACGCAAGCAGTTTATGGGAAATCGGGCATATCGGGCAAAAGGAGAATAA
- a CDS encoding DUF1294 domain-containing protein — translation MYHEQLAAHRRNFVLVLVISWALLMAGYFNSNVWVLAGGALLLNGYAYYLMQADKRLAKEKGFRVPELSLLLVAFLGGGIGALEGMLIQRHKTKHTSFRILLPLFCIAQIFLVIWVIQLYLDKNLVS, via the coding sequence ATGTACCATGAACAATTAGCTGCCCACCGCCGCAATTTCGTGTTGGTGCTCGTGATTAGCTGGGCCCTCCTCATGGCAGGATACTTCAATTCAAATGTCTGGGTGCTGGCTGGAGGAGCTTTACTGCTGAATGGCTATGCTTATTACCTGATGCAGGCAGACAAGCGTCTGGCTAAAGAAAAAGGTTTTCGGGTTCCGGAACTGAGCCTTTTGTTGGTCGCATTTTTAGGAGGAGGGATTGGTGCGCTGGAGGGTATGCTCATTCAACGGCATAAGACGAAGCATACCTCTTTTCGCATCCTGCTCCCGCTCTTTTGCATCGCGCAAATCTTCCTAGTCATTTGGGTAATACAACTATATTTGGATAAGAATCTCGTGTCGTAG
- the kynU gene encoding kynureninase — MSQSSPLTKTYAQQLDAQDELASYREEFYLLSSLYLDGNSLGLMSKRAEKSVMDMMQSWKELGVEGWTTGTHPWFFFSEKLAEMSAALVGASPEEVIVTGSTTINLHQLAATFYHPVGKRTKVVATELDFPTDIYALQSQMKLHGLDPEEHLVRVESRDGRLIEEEDIIDAMSDEVALVVLPTVLYRSGQLLDIERLTAAAHERGILIGFDGCHSVGAIPHSFSKWEVDFAYWCNYKYVNAGPGSVGSLYVNRKHFGRTPGLAGWFSSKKDKQFDMDHKLDACESAGAYQIGTPHMLSLAPLLGSLEMFQEVSVEKLRAKSLSLTRFMMDLIEVELADMGFTIANPQQDDRRGGHVSLEHDEAIRICKALKEAGIIPDFRAPNIIRLAPVAFYTTYTEVWESVQILKTIMLEKSYEKFENKREVVA; from the coding sequence ATGTCTCAATCAAGCCCCTTGACGAAAACGTACGCACAGCAACTGGATGCACAGGACGAACTCGCGAGCTATCGCGAAGAGTTTTATCTGCTTTCGAGTCTGTATTTGGATGGTAACTCGCTTGGCCTCATGTCAAAAAGAGCGGAAAAGAGCGTCATGGATATGATGCAGTCTTGGAAGGAACTGGGTGTGGAAGGCTGGACAACGGGTACTCATCCGTGGTTTTTCTTTTCGGAGAAATTGGCAGAGATGAGCGCAGCACTTGTAGGGGCAAGCCCCGAGGAAGTGATTGTCACGGGCTCTACGACGATCAACCTGCATCAGCTCGCAGCTACCTTTTATCATCCGGTTGGGAAGAGGACGAAGGTCGTTGCCACTGAACTGGATTTTCCTACCGATATATACGCACTACAGAGTCAAATGAAGCTCCATGGACTGGACCCGGAAGAGCATTTGGTTCGGGTAGAGTCAAGAGATGGTCGTCTGATTGAAGAAGAGGATATTATCGATGCGATGTCGGATGAAGTCGCACTGGTTGTCCTCCCTACTGTCCTGTATCGCAGCGGCCAGTTGCTCGATATTGAACGCTTGACAGCAGCCGCGCATGAGAGAGGCATTCTGATTGGGTTTGACGGATGTCATTCTGTAGGAGCGATCCCGCATTCCTTCAGCAAATGGGAAGTGGACTTTGCCTACTGGTGCAACTACAAATATGTAAATGCAGGGCCTGGAAGCGTGGGTAGCCTATATGTCAACCGCAAGCATTTTGGCAGAACTCCTGGATTGGCGGGATGGTTCAGCTCGAAAAAGGATAAGCAATTTGACATGGACCATAAGCTGGATGCATGTGAAAGTGCGGGCGCGTACCAGATCGGTACCCCACATATGCTGAGTCTCGCCCCACTGCTTGGTTCTTTGGAAATGTTCCAGGAGGTGTCCGTGGAAAAGCTTCGTGCCAAGTCGCTCAGCTTAACGCGGTTCATGATGGATTTGATCGAGGTGGAGCTAGCCGACATGGGTTTTACGATTGCGAACCCACAGCAGGATGATCGTCGGGGTGGGCATGTCAGCCTTGAGCACGACGAGGCCATACGTATATGCAAGGCATTGAAGGAAGCGGGCATAATTCCTGACTTCCGTGCCCCAAACATCATCCGGTTAGCCCCCGTTGCTTTCTATACGACTTATACAGAGGTTTGGGAAAGTGTCCAGATCTTAAAAACGATCATGTTAGAGAAGAGCTACGAAAAATTTGAAAACAAGCGCGAGGTGGTTGCGTAA
- a CDS encoding spore germination protein → MSQFFQAWKKRKEALQSKALEQHSDKSMESVSDVALTTNLEENIQLIQAQFGKCDDLVVRRFQTKTKAQAAIVFIDGMVDRNVISDFIIRYMTTPDITYNDPATNELDLTDKLRQIVRNILSGCAVLIIDGCQNAYLNNTRGWDRRSVEEPQTESVVRGPRDGFCETLCVNSALIRFRLKDPNLRVRHMVVGERTQTDVYIMYIEGLAYPPMVEEVIARIESNVRVDSVLESGYIEQMIQDRRWSPFPQIQNTERPDKVVANLLEGKVGILVDGTPFGLIAPAVFSQFYQSPEDYYERFYIATLIRFIRIISISIALLLPSLYIAFSSFHPEMIPSRLVIAMAAGRSTVPFPSLVEALFMELAIEILREASVRLPGPIGPTIGIVGALVVGEAAVTAGLVSPVMVIIVAVTTIGSFASPSYSAAIAIRMLRFPVMILAGMFGLYGIMLFLIVILIHLSSLKSFGVPYMSPLSPLNLNGMKDLFLRAPHHMMKTRPMMFHVQDKIRIREEENQK, encoded by the coding sequence TTGAGCCAGTTTTTTCAAGCATGGAAAAAAAGAAAAGAAGCCCTCCAGTCAAAAGCGTTGGAGCAGCACTCCGACAAGAGCATGGAAAGCGTGTCCGATGTTGCGCTCACAACAAATTTGGAAGAAAACATCCAATTGATTCAAGCGCAGTTTGGAAAGTGTGATGATCTTGTCGTTCGTCGATTTCAAACGAAGACGAAGGCTCAAGCCGCTATCGTTTTTATAGATGGCATGGTGGATCGCAATGTCATCAGTGATTTTATTATTCGCTATATGACGACTCCTGATATCACCTATAATGATCCGGCGACAAATGAGCTGGATTTGACAGACAAACTGAGGCAGATCGTCCGAAATATTTTGTCTGGATGCGCGGTACTGATCATTGATGGGTGTCAAAATGCTTACTTGAATAATACGAGAGGTTGGGACAGGCGTTCGGTAGAAGAGCCTCAGACGGAATCAGTCGTACGAGGGCCACGCGATGGTTTTTGTGAGACATTGTGCGTGAATTCAGCCCTGATCCGTTTTCGTTTGAAGGACCCCAATCTCAGAGTGCGTCATATGGTGGTCGGTGAACGAACACAGACTGACGTTTACATCATGTACATCGAGGGTCTTGCGTATCCCCCGATGGTGGAGGAAGTGATTGCGCGAATAGAGAGTAATGTTCGTGTGGATTCTGTGCTGGAGAGCGGGTACATCGAACAAATGATCCAGGATCGGAGATGGTCCCCCTTCCCGCAAATTCAAAATACGGAGCGCCCTGACAAAGTAGTGGCCAATCTTTTGGAAGGGAAAGTAGGCATTCTGGTAGATGGTACTCCGTTCGGATTGATTGCTCCGGCTGTGTTTTCACAGTTTTATCAGAGTCCAGAGGATTATTACGAGCGATTTTATATCGCGACCTTAATTCGTTTCATTCGGATTATCAGTATCAGCATCGCTTTGTTGCTACCTTCTCTATATATCGCTTTTAGTTCATTTCATCCAGAGATGATCCCTTCTCGACTGGTCATTGCGATGGCGGCAGGGCGATCTACCGTTCCATTCCCTTCTTTAGTCGAAGCTCTGTTTATGGAGTTGGCCATTGAGATATTGAGGGAAGCGAGTGTGAGGCTGCCGGGGCCAATCGGTCCTACGATCGGGATTGTTGGAGCACTCGTGGTCGGAGAAGCAGCGGTAACGGCCGGGCTTGTCAGTCCTGTCATGGTGATTATCGTGGCTGTGACGACCATCGGCTCGTTCGCATCTCCGAGTTACAGTGCGGCGATTGCCATTCGGATGCTACGCTTTCCGGTTATGATTCTGGCAGGAATGTTTGGTCTATACGGTATTATGCTGTTTTTGATTGTCATCCTCATTCATTTGTCTTCACTGAAATCGTTTGGAGTACCCTATATGAGCCCGCTTAGTCCGCTCAACCTGAATGGAATGAAGGACTTGTTCTTACGGGCACCCCATCACATGATGAAGACAAGACCGATGATGTTTCATGTTCAAGATAAAATCCGGATCAGAGAGGAGGAGAACCAGAAATGA
- a CDS encoding GerAB/ArcD/ProY family transporter, protein MNRREGHSWHHNLSMWQQICLMTSTLIGVGVLTLPRTTSSKLFEAGWIAPLIGSAGAYVSLWLIVKLSKRYPGETFIEYSHKVWGSAKRPWVGKVFSLPWICIYLVYLYFSTAVVSRVFGEVVVTSVLLQTPLEVILMSMFLLILFLCMHEVEVVARVNELLFPFIIFPLLFIAIASFQKAEIGNLLPINHVSIRSMVAGVYEGIYSYSGFEIMFVFFAYAQQNTNRELAGLYSLLIAASLYMLIVVAGISVFGYEELQRVTWPTLELVKTTQVPGLILERLESAFLAVWVSAVFTTVANAYYVVVYSLRQLFRKGIRFQRIVATVLLIPLFFFALIPQNIMEVFRVASLLGLSSLVINLLIPAVYWGAILIRDMVTRREGRNIDG, encoded by the coding sequence ATGAACAGGAGGGAGGGGCACAGCTGGCATCATAATCTATCGATGTGGCAGCAAATTTGTCTCATGACAAGTACCTTAATCGGTGTCGGCGTTTTGACCCTTCCTCGCACAACCAGTTCGAAATTATTTGAGGCAGGCTGGATCGCTCCTCTGATTGGCTCAGCAGGTGCTTATGTCTCCTTATGGTTAATTGTCAAATTGAGCAAGCGCTATCCAGGTGAAACCTTTATTGAATATAGTCATAAGGTGTGGGGATCTGCCAAACGGCCTTGGGTGGGCAAAGTTTTCAGCCTCCCCTGGATTTGTATCTATCTGGTATACCTGTATTTCTCCACGGCCGTCGTTTCGCGTGTATTTGGTGAAGTGGTTGTGACTTCCGTTCTTTTACAGACTCCGTTGGAAGTTATACTCATGTCAATGTTTTTATTGATACTATTTTTGTGCATGCATGAGGTGGAAGTAGTAGCACGAGTGAACGAGCTGCTGTTTCCTTTTATTATCTTTCCACTTCTTTTTATCGCGATTGCGTCGTTCCAAAAGGCGGAAATTGGGAATCTCCTGCCGATTAATCATGTGTCAATCCGTTCAATGGTAGCAGGAGTGTACGAAGGAATTTATTCCTATTCTGGTTTTGAAATTATGTTCGTCTTTTTCGCCTATGCGCAACAAAACACGAACAGGGAATTGGCGGGACTTTACAGTTTATTAATTGCAGCATCACTCTATATGTTAATTGTGGTTGCTGGTATTTCAGTGTTTGGTTACGAAGAGCTACAGAGGGTGACGTGGCCGACACTAGAATTGGTCAAGACGACGCAGGTGCCAGGATTGATCTTGGAACGATTGGAATCCGCTTTTTTGGCAGTGTGGGTATCGGCTGTTTTTACTACGGTAGCCAATGCGTATTACGTTGTTGTTTATTCATTGAGACAGTTGTTTCGTAAGGGAATCAGATTTCAAAGAATCGTGGCTACAGTCCTTCTCATCCCTTTATTCTTCTTTGCCCTCATTCCACAAAACATCATGGAAGTATTTAGGGTGGCGTCGTTGCTGGGATTGTCTAGCCTGGTCATTAATTTGCTGATCCCTGCTGTTTACTGGGGAGCAATCCTCATTCGTGACATGGTGACCCGACGAGAGGGGCGGAATATCGATGGGTAA
- a CDS encoding Ger(x)C family spore germination protein, translating into MGKSLRYFALLIISTILLTGCWDRRELEERASVLAIAIDQDEKNENLYKMTVQIPIPMKIAGSGGKGGGNNADAVKIMSVTGRTVTDASNNLQMRMNQRLFLGHTRILAVSEEVARKGIQDIMDSFRREPQIRRLLWPIVVKGKASTLLEIKPRIEPIPVVYMMGLIENGMKLGRIPDQTLGDYFNQTSNLTMEPFLNYVEARKNEVSWKGVAVFRGHKMVGILDHIQSWILLQLRNEKPGGDIVIPLPKTKNGYVSFRPHFAKKKVIIHKSSSATYHCELQGDIVELTEDLNIPAEQFILQMQTLIQKEMENRAKKLLQQLQKQYNSDILKLGLTLRAKHYQDYWKTHNWKKDFRDFPIRVTYTIKLRRLGMEMQ; encoded by the coding sequence ATGGGTAAATCTCTTAGATACTTCGCTTTGTTGATCATTTCTACCATCCTGCTGACAGGGTGCTGGGATAGACGTGAATTGGAAGAACGTGCATCGGTGTTGGCCATTGCGATAGATCAGGATGAAAAAAATGAAAATCTGTACAAAATGACCGTCCAAATTCCAATTCCTATGAAAATCGCTGGGAGTGGCGGGAAGGGTGGAGGAAATAATGCGGATGCCGTGAAAATCATGAGCGTGACAGGAAGAACGGTGACAGATGCTTCCAATAACTTGCAAATGCGGATGAACCAGCGATTGTTTCTTGGACATACCCGTATTCTTGCCGTAAGTGAGGAGGTCGCCAGAAAGGGAATCCAAGACATCATGGACAGTTTTCGTCGCGAACCGCAAATACGGCGACTTCTGTGGCCGATCGTCGTGAAGGGCAAAGCATCTACCTTGCTGGAGATAAAACCGAGAATCGAGCCGATTCCAGTCGTCTATATGATGGGGCTGATCGAAAATGGGATGAAATTAGGAAGAATTCCAGACCAAACGCTGGGCGACTATTTCAATCAGACCTCTAATCTAACCATGGAGCCGTTTTTGAATTATGTAGAGGCCAGAAAGAACGAGGTGAGCTGGAAAGGGGTTGCTGTTTTTCGCGGACACAAGATGGTGGGGATATTGGATCACATACAGTCATGGATATTGCTTCAGCTACGTAATGAAAAACCAGGTGGAGACATTGTCATTCCGTTGCCGAAAACCAAGAATGGATATGTGAGTTTTCGTCCGCATTTCGCAAAAAAAAAGGTGATCATTCACAAATCCTCTTCCGCTACCTATCATTGCGAGCTTCAAGGAGATATTGTCGAACTCACAGAAGACCTGAACATTCCTGCGGAGCAATTCATCTTACAAATGCAAACGCTTATTCAAAAAGAAATGGAAAATCGCGCAAAAAAACTATTGCAGCAATTACAAAAGCAGTACAATAGCGACATTTTGAAACTGGGCCTTACACTGCGTGCGAAGCATTACCAAGACTACTGGAAAACTCACAACTGGAAGAAAGATTTCAGGGATTTTCCGATTCGCGTTACATACACAATCAAGCTGCGCCGTCTTGGTATGGAAATGCAATAG